The sequence below is a genomic window from Desulfuromonas sp. TF.
GATCAAGTCTATGATCTGATCGCTTTTCGCATCATTGTCGAGAGCATCCGCGACTGCTATGCGGTTCTGGGGATCATCCATTCGGCCTGGAAACCGATCCCCGGCCGCTTCAAGGACTACATTGCCATGCCAAAGGCCAATATGTACCAGTCGCTGCATTCGACGGTGATCGGCCCTTTCGGCGAGAGGATGGAGGTCCAGATCAGGACCGAGGATATGCACCGGGTGGCCGAAGAGGGGATTGCCGCCCACTGGAAGTATAAAGAGGGGAAGGCGGAATCCGACACCCAGGAGCGGGACGACAAGCGTTTCGGCTGGCTGCGGCAGATGCTTGAGTGGCAGCAGGAGCTCAAGGATTCCAAGGAATTCATGGACACCGTGCGGGTCGATCTCTTCCCTGAAGAAGTCTACGTATTTACTCCAAACGGTGATGTAAAGGAGCTGCCGAAGGGCGCCAGCCCCATCGATTTCGCCTACACTATCCACACCGACGTGGGGCACCGCTGCGTTGGCGCCAGGGTAAACGGCAAACTGGTCCCCCTGAAGACACAACTCAACAACGGCGATATCGTCGAGGTCATCACCTCTCCGAATCAGACGCCCAGTAAGGACTGGCTGAAATTCGTCCGTACTTCGAAGGCCCGAAATCGCATCCGCCAGTGGATTAAGACCCAGCAGCGCGAAAAAAGCATAGAATTTGGCAAGGATCTGCTGGAGAAGGAACTTCGCAAGTATGGAATGGGTCTGAAGAGGGCCCTGGCATCGGAGGAGCTCACGGAAACGGTAAGCGAGCTTGGTTTCCAGGCGGTGGACGATCTGATGGCGGCCCTCGGCTACGGGAAGGTTTCCATAGGACAGGTTCTGGGCCGCATCGTCCCCCAGGAAAAGCTCAAGTCCGAACCAGCAAAAAAAGGGCCCATCGGGCAGGTCCTGGAGAAGATACGAAAGAAGCCGTCCAGCGCCATAAAGATTCACGGGGTGGAAGACATCATGGTCCGTTTCGCCAAATGCTGCAATCCCCTTGCAGGCGACCCCGTCATTGGTTTCATCACTCGAGGACGCGGGGTAACCGTGCACACCCGGGACTGCCCTCATGTTCTAGAGGCGGATCCCGAGCGTCGCATCGAGGTGGAATGGGACATGAAGAAAAAAGCCTCCCGCCCGGCAAAAGTACGTGTCTACTGCGTTGATCAGAAGGGGATGCTGGCGGGGATCACGGGTGCCATCACCACCTGTGAGGCCAACATCATCAGCGCCAACGTCTTTTCCACTCCGGGGAATAAAGGGGTAAATACGTTCGAGGTGGATGTGCAGGATCTAGAGCATCTGAACAGGGTGATCAATGCCCTGCTCAAGGTCAAAGGGGTGTACAAGGTGGAGAGGATGCGAAACTGAACCTTGTTCAAGGTTCAAGGTCGGGTTAACGTTGAACTTTGAATGTTGAACATCGAACGGATTTAAGGAGGTTTTCATGGCTATCGAAAAGATTGAAACGAGCGCGGCTCCGAAGGCGATCGGGCCGTATTCTCAAGGTGTGCGGGCCGGCGATTATATCTTTTTCTCCGGCCAGATTCCACTCGATCCGGAGTCCGGCGAAGTTGTCGGAGAGGATATCTCGACGCAGACCGAGCGTGTCATGGCGAACATGGAGGCGGTTCTGGCGGCAGCCGATCTCGATTTCGACAGGGTGGTTAAGACCACGATCTACCTCGTCGATCTGGGCGAATTTTCGACCGTAAACGAGATATACGGCAGACATTTCGGCAAGATTCCCCCAGCGAGGGCCACAGTGCAGGTCGCCGCGCTTCCCAAGGGGGTTAAAGTCGAGATTGAATGGGTTGCTTACATCGGCTAGTCCGCCGAAGCCTCGGCAAAGGCGGATGACCCGCCGTCGCCAATCGGCTATGGCGCGGCAAGCAAAAACAGGGGGCGCTCCGACGGGGCGCCCCCTGTTTTTTAATCTTTTAGAATCGAATCAGGCCGGCTTTTTGACGACCGCGCCGTCCCGGATGCAGCGAGTGCAGACCCGGACCGAACGGACGGTTCCGTTGCTGACGGATTTCACCTTCTGCAGGTTGGGATACCATACTTTGCGAGTCTTGTTATGTGCATGACTGACATTGTTGCCGGTCGTCGGTTTTTTACCGCAAATTTCACATACTCTGGCCATGATGCTTAACCTCCTGGAAGATTGGAACGTGAATATTTAGCATGGTTTGTGCGGGATTGCAACTTTTTTTTGCCCGTTTTTTTAGGTATGGGACACAGGGGAAAAGGACTCATTTCCTTTTTTTAAGGGATCGCAGCAGATGGTCGGCTACTGTGAGACCGGTGATGACATCGCCTGCCGCCCCCAGGGAAGGAAGAACTCCGGGACCGTGGCAGATGAACAGGTTCTTTTGCAGGCGAAGGGGGGACGTCGCGCCAGGAAAAGACTGCTTTGCATGCCGGGCGCCATCCGGTATGGACTCCGGTTCTCCTGATGGCTCAAGCTGATATGAGGCAAAGGGGAAGAGCGGTTTCAAGATGTTTTCCAAGGTGTTCCCCAGGTTCTCCGGCGGAGGACTTCCCGTGGTGCATTCGACCGTGGCGATGATTTCCTCTCCGGAGGGAGATAAATCGAACCGCACGGGAAAGCTTGCGTCCGGAATCACCCGTTCGGCAAACATAGGGGAAATCCCGCCGCGGAGCGGCGAAGTGCAAAAACGCAAGCGGGAAAAATGAGAACGAAAGGCAAGCTTAAGGGGTTTCTGCAGCAGATTCCATCCCGCCGGACTCCCAATGAGAAAATAGCGAGCGCCGTACCGGCCGCCTTCCTTCAAGACGGCACCGGAGAGGCGGCTCCCTTCCAACTGCATCGACTGAAGTCCGGAGAGCTTTTCCGTTCGTCCGTTGAACTGCTCATAGCGGCGGGTCAGCAACTCTTCCAGGCGATCGGGGGAAACCCCTTCGGCACGGACGGCGCTGGTCCAGAGCAGTGCCGCTTCAGCGACGGAGAGCCTGTCGACAGGGGTCAGAGAGAGCCCGGCGAACAGGGCGGAGAGGGCCCGCCGCGCCGGTTCGTGGCGCAGACCGGTGAGGATGCTCTCGAAGGGCTTCCGCAAGGCTCTTCGGGTCAGCCCGCGGCGGAGTCTCCGATGAGCAAAGCGCAGGCGGCTGGATATTCCCAGCAGGGGAAGTCCGCCGCTCTCCCAGAGGGCTTCTTCCAGGCGGTGACCGAGGCTTTGAAGGTGGTTCAACAGGCCGGAGACCTCTTCGTAACCGCCGGCAAATTCCCGGCGCAGCTCTCCTTCCAGGGTGGACGGCTGCAGAAATTCCAGGCGGCTGTCCGCCGTCAGAACCTGGAAGGATGCCGGAGGGGAAAAGCTGGAGCGGCCGTCGAGCCTCTCAAGAAGGCGCTCCAGATGCAAGGATGAATGGAGCCAGGCGGCCGGAAATTCGGAGGGCTCCTGAAAAGAGAGGACCCGGCACCCGCCTTTGGCCAGTAAGGTGCCGGCGACGCGGGCGGCCAGGCTGTCGCCGAGGATAATGACATCGAAATATGATTGGGACATGGATCAGGCCTCTAAAGATGATACCTTCACAAAAACTCAGAGGATGGCTAAGCAAAAATTTCGTCCTACAAGGCCTGGTGGTTTTTCAGGGGCGAAGGCATACATCAGGTATGTCGAGGTCCTGAAAAAACGCCGTAACGCCGTAGGGCGGACTTTTTGCGACGCCATCATAGATCTTCTTCACTGAATACGGCGAGGCCGCTGCGCTGCAGCAGGGCGGTGGTCACTCCCTGGCCGACCACGATATTTTCTCCCCGGTAGATCCGGTGGACGCCGCATGAGGGGCTCCGTTCCTTCAGGAGCGCCTCCGCACAGCCGGCGATGCGGGCGGCTTTCAGGGTCTCGGCCGCACCCTTGAGAAAGAGCCGGTTCATCACCTCGCCTTCACTGTTGACCACGGTGCCGGTTCCCTCTAGAACCTCAGCGCCGCCGCCGGTTGCGAAGCAGGTCTTCAACCGGGGGGTGGGCAGTCCGGCCAGTTGCTCGGGGCAGACCGGAATAGGAATCAACCCCTTTTCCCGGAGATGCTCCAGTACCTTCTCATTGCGCTTGGCGGCACCGTCGTAGCGGGTGAGCAGTCCGAGCAGGCAGGCGCTTACGAGGATGGGACGCATGGAAAACCTCGTGAGGCGTGAGGCGTCAGGAATGAGCCTCACGAATTTACTCTAACGGCGGATTGGTCAGGACGGCTTCGGCCGGGCAGAGGGGAGGTTCGATGCGGACCCGGCGGCCTTCGATGCGCAGCCGCCCTTCGGCAAAGAGCTGGATGGCCCGGGGGTAGATGCGGTGTTCCTGCTGAAGGATGCGCGCCGAGAGGCTCTCTTCGGTGTCATCGTCGAGGACGGCGATGACCGCCTGGATGATGATGGGGCCCGTATCGACGCCTCCATCAACCAGGTGAACCGTGCAACCGGCAAAACGGGCGCCGTATTCCAACGCCTTGCGCTGAACATGCAGTCCTGGGAAGGCGGGGAGCAGAGCCGGGTGGATGTTCATGATCCGCTCCGGGAAGGCCTCGAGGAAAACTCCGGAGATGATACGCATGAACCCGGCCAGAACCACGAGTTCGACTCCGGCTTCCTGCAGGGCGGCGACCACGGCCCGGTCGAATTCCTCCCGGTCGGCAAATTCCCGGTGATCGATGCACAGACAGGGGAT
It includes:
- the purN gene encoding phosphoribosylglycinamide formyltransferase, which encodes MPSKLRLGALASGGGTNLQSIIDRCGDGTLNAEIVLVVSNNPQAGALDRARKAGIPCLCIDHREFADREEFDRAVVAALQEAGVELVVLAGFMRIISGVFLEAFPERIMNIHPALLPAFPGLHVQRKALEYGARFAGCTVHLVDGGVDTGPIIIQAVIAVLDDDTEESLSARILQQEHRIYPRAIQLFAEGRLRIEGRRVRIEPPLCPAEAVLTNPPLE
- the rpmB gene encoding 50S ribosomal protein L28, with protein sequence MARVCEICGKKPTTGNNVSHAHNKTRKVWYPNLQKVKSVSNGTVRSVRVCTRCIRDGAVVKKPA
- a CDS encoding RidA family protein; this encodes MAIEKIETSAAPKAIGPYSQGVRAGDYIFFSGQIPLDPESGEVVGEDISTQTERVMANMEAVLAAADLDFDRVVKTTIYLVDLGEFSTVNEIYGRHFGKIPPARATVQVAALPKGVKVEIEWVAYIG
- a CDS encoding DUF523 domain-containing protein; the encoded protein is MRPILVSACLLGLLTRYDGAAKRNEKVLEHLREKGLIPIPVCPEQLAGLPTPRLKTCFATGGGAEVLEGTGTVVNSEGEVMNRLFLKGAAETLKAARIAGCAEALLKERSPSCGVHRIYRGENIVVGQGVTTALLQRSGLAVFSEEDL
- a CDS encoding bifunctional (p)ppGpp synthetase/guanosine-3',5'-bis(diphosphate) 3'-pyrophosphohydrolase; this encodes MVRLDDILEKILSYNADADLDAVRKAYVFSAKVHQGQMRLSGEPYLTHPMEVAFILAQLRMDVPTVVTGLLHDTIEDTLTTVEELRTLFGEEVAELVDGVTKIGKITFRTSEERQAENFRKMLLAMARDIRVVLVKLTDRLHNMRTLDHHPEARQRRIAQETLDIYAPLANRLGISWIKSELEDLAFRYLQPEIFYDLVAKVAKKKKEREKYIREVKEYIETKLAEQGIKGELSGRSKHLYSIYLKMERQGIDFDQVYDLIAFRIIVESIRDCYAVLGIIHSAWKPIPGRFKDYIAMPKANMYQSLHSTVIGPFGERMEVQIRTEDMHRVAEEGIAAHWKYKEGKAESDTQERDDKRFGWLRQMLEWQQELKDSKEFMDTVRVDLFPEEVYVFTPNGDVKELPKGASPIDFAYTIHTDVGHRCVGARVNGKLVPLKTQLNNGDIVEVITSPNQTPSKDWLKFVRTSKARNRIRQWIKTQQREKSIEFGKDLLEKELRKYGMGLKRALASEELTETVSELGFQAVDDLMAALGYGKVSIGQVLGRIVPQEKLKSEPAKKGPIGQVLEKIRKKPSSAIKIHGVEDIMVRFAKCCNPLAGDPVIGFITRGRGVTVHTRDCPHVLEADPERRIEVEWDMKKKASRPAKVRVYCVDQKGMLAGITGAITTCEANIISANVFSTPGNKGVNTFEVDVQDLEHLNRVINALLKVKGVYKVERMRN